Proteins found in one Pseudomonas mosselii genomic segment:
- a CDS encoding RHS repeat-associated core domain-containing protein, with protein MRQATVLLEVDRQKSALNLNSGRGYTPFGYRQAYFSLMGFTGQLCERGQGAYALGNGHRFYNPWLMRFHSPDALSPFSQGGINAYAYCALDPINHVDPNGRWLYTVAKNNLVTVKIFMEGIYVGQKLVKRYITGSEEGWYEPRKVGEYVSYAFKGAAVALSAMSELISNLPGPTTPKEQDSYDRLMSAADNLKGAAAVLSLGATGIEILIASVDIYKMVQKNRRVDVRREADMLRQAEQNDDLLNRL; from the coding sequence ATGAGACAGGCTACTGTACTTCTAGAAGTTGACAGGCAGAAGAGTGCCTTGAATCTCAATTCGGGTCGTGGGTACACGCCGTTTGGCTACAGGCAGGCATATTTTTCGCTGATGGGTTTCACAGGTCAGTTATGTGAGCGTGGCCAGGGGGCGTATGCGCTCGGGAACGGACACCGCTTCTATAACCCCTGGTTGATGCGCTTCCATTCTCCAGATGCATTAAGCCCTTTTTCCCAAGGGGGGATAAATGCTTATGCCTATTGCGCGCTCGACCCCATAAATCATGTCGATCCTAATGGTCGATGGCTTTATACCGTCGCGAAGAACAATCTCGTGACGGTAAAAATATTCATGGAAGGAATTTATGTTGGTCAGAAGCTTGTAAAGCGCTATATCACCGGTTCAGAGGAGGGGTGGTATGAACCGAGAAAAGTTGGCGAGTATGTTTCCTACGCTTTCAAGGGGGCTGCAGTGGCGTTGTCAGCGATGTCTGAGCTTATAAGCAATCTACCAGGCCCTACGACGCCAAAAGAGCAGGATAGTTACGATCGACTAATGAGTGCCGCCGACAATTTGAAAGGCGCTGCCGCAGTTTTAAGTCTGGGTGCGACAGGTATCGAGATTCTCATCGCAAGTGTAGACATTTATAAAATGGTACAAAAAAATAGGCGAGTCGATGTGCGTCGTGAGGCCGATATGTTGAGGCAGGCCGAGCAAAATGATGATCTACTGAACAGGCTGTAA
- the etfA gene encoding electron transfer flavoprotein subunit alpha, with protein MSDIIRRDPRAEWIARNRLHPLHAAMQTQQTSWMGPHGIIRKNPHAIAAGFIGPSGLKRIDRSGAQQGTGVGGRRSAAAEVQLPLHSVAQPAFYIAVVPDMVGGRLGSHDRDLLGLAHSLAGGDGAVLAIVFGEHKENNFSTAGVDRLLVIEGEAFAGYAPEQLVQGLRAVDNQFAPRHWLLPDSRTGGGELGRRLAAALGERPATRVWQVKDGQCIGRAGAGQQDIQRSVPRLILAAAECAEPVSETRHEALPVELSTGVARSLSRIEDLGSVAVDPAAIAMAEAEFIVSGGNGVKDWDLYHRATAALGATEGASRVAVDDGFMPRNRQVGATGTWVTARVYVAVGISGAIQHLQGIGACDKVVAINMDPGCDMIKRADLSVIGDSSAILKALIEAVDNFRSGGQRDAA; from the coding sequence ATGAGCGACATCATCCGCCGCGACCCACGCGCCGAGTGGATCGCCCGTAACCGCCTGCATCCGCTGCACGCGGCGATGCAGACGCAACAGACGAGCTGGATGGGCCCGCACGGGATCATCCGCAAGAACCCGCACGCGATCGCCGCCGGCTTCATCGGCCCCAGCGGCCTCAAGCGCATCGACCGCAGCGGCGCCCAGCAGGGCACCGGTGTCGGCGGGCGACGCAGCGCGGCCGCCGAAGTGCAGTTGCCGCTGCACAGCGTGGCGCAACCGGCCTTCTACATTGCCGTGGTCCCGGACATGGTCGGTGGTCGCCTGGGCAGCCATGACCGCGACCTTTTGGGCCTTGCCCACAGCCTTGCCGGCGGCGACGGCGCGGTGCTGGCCATCGTCTTTGGCGAGCACAAGGAAAACAACTTTTCCACAGCCGGCGTCGATCGCTTGCTGGTCATCGAGGGCGAGGCCTTCGCAGGTTATGCACCGGAGCAGCTGGTCCAGGGCCTGCGGGCTGTGGATAACCAGTTCGCGCCGCGTCACTGGCTGCTGCCTGACAGCCGTACCGGTGGCGGCGAACTGGGACGTCGCCTGGCCGCGGCGCTGGGCGAACGCCCTGCGACGCGGGTGTGGCAGGTCAAGGACGGCCAGTGCATCGGTCGTGCCGGTGCCGGCCAGCAGGATATCCAGCGGAGTGTGCCACGCCTGATCCTGGCCGCCGCCGAATGTGCCGAGCCGGTCAGCGAAACCCGTCATGAAGCGTTGCCGGTGGAGTTGTCCACAGGCGTGGCACGCAGCCTGTCGCGTATCGAAGACCTGGGTTCGGTGGCCGTGGACCCGGCGGCCATCGCCATGGCCGAGGCCGAGTTCATCGTCTCCGGCGGCAACGGCGTCAAGGATTGGGACCTGTACCACCGGGCCACGGCGGCCCTCGGCGCCACCGAGGGCGCATCGCGGGTGGCGGTGGACGACGGCTTCATGCCGCGCAACCGCCAGGTCGGCGCCACCGGCACCTGGGTCACGGCGCGGGTCTATGTGGCTGTGGGTATCTCCGGTGCCATCCAGCACCTGCAGGGTATCGGTGCCTGCGACAAGGTGGTGGCGATCAACATGGACCCGGGCTGCGACATGATCAAGCGAGCTGACCTGTCGGTGATTGGTGACAGCTCGGCAATTCTCAAGGCACTGATCGAGGCTGTGGACAACTTCCGCAGCGGCGGCCAGCGCGACGCGGCATAG
- a CDS encoding RHS repeat-associated core domain-containing protein produces MFTAKLLVTDHLLSPSLVRGTSGSAPVSYTPYGDRSSRTGFACTGFSGQFREPISGSYLLGNGRRSYNPQLMRFHSPDALSPFAAGGLNPYAYCKGDPVNMTDPSGNFPGYKATVMGNAPALYTAGKMVVSSLYNRTLPSAKDTVVTLATAAVGGVGMYGALLQYHGDPLGDDYANWTTAINGVGTTAYLFMSDLLKGGTLSLEKVREVGGKVASYTRESFRTRHAREIEMEELTKENKKVLSTFKPQESVVNLLGTSPGSSSSGSVPPLTSSAGSLIRS; encoded by the coding sequence ATGTTCACGGCAAAGCTGTTGGTCACAGACCATCTACTTAGTCCTAGCCTTGTACGGGGGACGTCAGGGAGTGCGCCTGTCTCCTATACCCCCTACGGTGACCGTTCTTCGCGAACGGGTTTCGCATGCACAGGCTTCTCAGGCCAGTTTCGTGAGCCAATCTCAGGCAGCTATCTGCTGGGCAATGGCCGCAGGTCCTACAACCCTCAGCTGATGCGCTTCCATTCACCCGATGCACTAAGCCCATTTGCTGCCGGAGGCCTGAACCCCTATGCGTACTGCAAAGGTGACCCTGTCAACATGACCGACCCAAGTGGCAATTTCCCTGGATACAAGGCGACAGTGATGGGGAACGCGCCGGCACTCTATACGGCAGGTAAAATGGTAGTCAGTAGTCTCTACAATAGAACACTGCCATCGGCTAAAGATACCGTTGTCACGCTCGCCACAGCAGCAGTTGGCGGTGTAGGTATGTATGGTGCTCTGTTGCAGTATCACGGCGATCCGTTGGGTGATGATTATGCTAACTGGACAACGGCGATAAATGGAGTTGGAACGACTGCATATTTATTTATGAGTGATCTGCTGAAAGGCGGTACGTTAAGCCTTGAAAAAGTTCGGGAAGTCGGTGGAAAGGTGGCCAGTTATACCCGCGAAAGTTTCCGGACTCGACATGCAAGAGAAATCGAAATGGAGGAGTTGACCAAAGAAAATAAAAAAGTGCTTAGCACATTCAAGCCGCAGGAAAGCGTGGTAAACCTCCTAGGCACAAGTCCAGGCTCGTCGAGTTCGGGTAGCGTGCCTCCTCTTACTAGTTCTGCTGGATCGCTAATACGAAGCTGA
- a CDS encoding protein GbcA, whose translation MFISSSRLSAILMAPIMRKRTAPYIPIRDIGVLIATSPALQGLARRNSMRPCRPWIWSFPGPDAHSSAKQQVVYR comes from the coding sequence ATGTTCATCTCCAGCAGCCGACTGTCGGCCATTCTCATGGCTCCGATAATGCGCAAGCGCACCGCGCCGTACATTCCCATCCGCGACATCGGCGTGCTCATCGCGACCAGCCCCGCGCTACAAGGGTTGGCGCGTCGGAATTCGATGCGGCCATGTCGCCCGTGGATATGGTCATTTCCCGGCCCGGACGCACACTCCTCGGCAAAACAACAGGTTGTTTATCGCTAA
- the etfB gene encoding electron transfer flavoprotein subunit beta, whose product MSTKVISLVSIGAHPSSGRARRAEQDARAVELGLQLAGDNLQVVHAGDPREEALRAYLGMGLDHLDVLEQPAGADVLGVLGDYLRDAGAQLVLTGSQAETGEGSGMLPFLLAEKLGWPLVVGLAEVESIDNGTAQVLQALPRGQRRRLKVRLPLLATVDNAAPKPRQSAFGPARRGVLAARNVAVIEDSLLAEDALQPARPRPKRLKVIKAKSGADRMKAATAKASGGGGKVLKDVSPQEGAEAILKLLVEEGVLR is encoded by the coding sequence ATGAGTACGAAAGTCATCAGCCTGGTCTCGATCGGCGCCCACCCCAGCTCCGGCCGCGCCCGCCGCGCCGAGCAGGATGCCCGTGCCGTGGAACTGGGCTTGCAACTGGCTGGGGATAACTTGCAGGTGGTGCACGCCGGCGATCCTCGCGAAGAGGCACTGCGTGCCTACCTGGGCATGGGGCTGGATCATCTGGATGTGCTGGAACAACCCGCCGGCGCCGATGTATTGGGCGTGCTCGGCGATTATCTGCGCGACGCGGGTGCCCAGCTGGTGCTGACCGGCAGCCAGGCCGAAACCGGCGAAGGCTCGGGCATGCTGCCGTTCCTGCTGGCCGAGAAGCTGGGCTGGCCGCTGGTGGTGGGGTTGGCCGAGGTCGAGTCCATCGACAACGGTACCGCCCAGGTGCTGCAGGCTCTGCCAAGGGGTCAGCGGCGTCGCCTGAAGGTGCGCCTGCCATTGCTGGCAACTGTGGATAACGCTGCGCCCAAGCCTCGACAATCGGCGTTCGGCCCGGCCCGGCGTGGTGTACTGGCGGCGCGCAATGTGGCAGTGATTGAGGATTCGTTGCTGGCCGAGGATGCCCTGCAACCTGCCAGGCCACGGCCCAAGCGGCTCAAGGTGATCAAGGCCAAGAGCGGCGCCGACCGCATGAAGGCCGCGACGGCCAAGGCCAGTGGCGGGGGGGGCAAGGTGCTCAAGGATGTATCTCCACAGGAAGGCGCCGAGGCTATTCTCAAGCTGCTGGTAGAGGAGGGGGTACTACGCTGA
- a CDS encoding RHS repeat-associated core domain-containing protein, with the protein MPTYLFACDKQNTPLGGIGFSDRGFTAYGALTSPISPMTGFCGQPRDARMDRYPLGNGHRRYSPALMRFQEPDTLSPFDKGGINMYMYCAGDPVNRLDPTGGYSALVSQIIQRSGTIALHTASPLALLLGPEPKGALAVNATRVALAGSATSVVAAGLGLAGVGAATYVANAGTALLAAGAGTRIAKAVWENRAELWQYVKESVSTNVRAVLGLRRETSTPSTTDGASSVQVSTVDHEIVSLGGSMNGIRTST; encoded by the coding sequence ATGCCTACCTACTTGTTTGCCTGCGACAAGCAGAACACCCCCCTTGGCGGCATTGGTTTTTCCGATCGGGGCTTTACCGCCTATGGGGCGTTAACGTCACCGATCAGCCCGATGACAGGTTTCTGTGGACAGCCTCGTGACGCCCGGATGGATCGCTATCCATTAGGCAATGGGCACCGTCGGTACAGTCCTGCCTTGATGCGGTTCCAAGAACCTGACACGTTGAGTCCGTTCGACAAGGGCGGCATCAACATGTACATGTATTGTGCGGGAGATCCGGTGAACCGGCTTGACCCGACTGGCGGATACTCTGCCTTGGTCTCGCAGATCATTCAGCGCTCCGGGACCATCGCATTGCATACCGCCTCGCCGCTGGCGTTGTTGTTGGGGCCAGAGCCCAAGGGGGCGTTGGCGGTGAACGCCACACGGGTTGCCCTGGCTGGTTCCGCCACCAGTGTGGTGGCAGCAGGGTTGGGGTTGGCCGGGGTGGGGGCGGCTACCTATGTTGCCAATGCCGGGACCGCACTGCTGGCAGCGGGAGCAGGAACTCGGATTGCCAAGGCGGTCTGGGAGAACCGAGCGGAGCTCTGGCAGTATGTCAAGGAAAGTGTCAGCACCAATGTAAGGGCAGTGCTGGGCCTGCGCAGAGAAACAAGTACGCCGTCGACAACCGATGGAGCTTCCAGCGTTCAGGTATCCACGGTTGACCACGAAATTGTGTCACTGGGTGGATCCATGAATGGCATCAGGACCTCTACCTGA
- a CDS encoding RHS repeat-associated core domain-containing protein, producing MSVSSSLLQTDLQYSALAAMLRDGSRFIAYTVYGASPVIVAGTLTGFDGVVRDGCLGGYLLGNGYRVYSPMLMRFYSADQVSPFGRGGVNAYAYCQGDPVNYRDDSGRVRKPARKISLSEFQLASLASLAKELTKEISILDEQLEKSGRLLRSSPSRGAPSSAEKSLRESMVQLQLKRHEVEKSLVTVNNESAKLSQSTSATSSESESQASQPTSPTLALISVQVRQSSSSSVHHDPEAPRQVKEHYFVYPGR from the coding sequence ATGAGCGTTTCATCATCATTGTTGCAGACGGATCTTCAGTACAGTGCCCTGGCCGCCATGCTTAGAGACGGATCTCGGTTCATTGCTTATACGGTATATGGCGCGTCTCCGGTAATAGTCGCTGGTACCTTGACGGGTTTTGATGGAGTAGTGCGAGACGGCTGTTTGGGGGGGTATCTGCTTGGAAATGGTTATCGTGTATACAGCCCCATGCTGATGCGTTTTTATTCTGCCGACCAGGTGAGTCCATTTGGGCGAGGTGGAGTAAATGCTTATGCGTACTGTCAGGGTGATCCAGTCAATTATCGAGATGACTCTGGGAGGGTGCGGAAACCTGCTCGAAAAATATCACTATCTGAATTCCAACTGGCTTCATTGGCAAGCCTGGCTAAAGAATTGACAAAAGAAATAAGTATCTTGGATGAACAGCTTGAAAAAAGCGGAAGGTTGTTGAGGAGTAGCCCGTCGCGTGGAGCGCCAAGTTCCGCAGAGAAAAGCCTTCGGGAGTCGATGGTGCAATTACAACTGAAAAGGCATGAGGTCGAGAAGTCTCTTGTAACAGTTAATAATGAAAGCGCCAAGCTTTCGCAGTCAACATCAGCGACGTCATCGGAGTCAGAGTCACAAGCTAGTCAGCCTACTTCGCCCACACTCGCACTAATTTCTGTGCAGGTTCGTCAATCCTCTAGCTCTTCAGTTCACCATGATCCAGAAGCGCCTCGCCAAGTAAAAGAGCATTATTTTGTCTACCCAGGCAGGTGA
- the gbcB gene encoding glycine-betaine demethylase subunit GbcB, protein MSDTFLNPVTTQTWANGRHIVRCVKVIQETWDVRTFCFMADQPIMFFFKPGQFVTLELEIEGKPVMRSYTISSSPSVPYSFSITVKRVPGGLVSNFLHDTMHEGAELPVHGPVGLFNAIDFPAGKTLYLSGGVGITPVMSMARWFYDTNANVDMVFVHSARSPKDIIYHRELEQMASRIPNFSLHIICEKHGLGEPWAGYRGYLNQRLMELIAPDYLERVIFCCGPTPYMNAVKRMLEAVGFDMKNYHEESFGATPPEAKADAVEHAEAAADAPEVDVADLNLVEFVGSDKSIRVAPGETVHAAAAKVGLMIPKACGMGICGTCKVLKLGGEVEMEHNGGITEEDEAEGYILSCCSVPKGDVRIEY, encoded by the coding sequence ATGTCCGATACCTTCCTCAATCCGGTTACCACCCAGACCTGGGCCAATGGCCGCCACATCGTGCGCTGCGTCAAGGTCATCCAGGAAACCTGGGACGTGCGCACCTTCTGCTTCATGGCCGACCAGCCGATCATGTTCTTCTTCAAGCCCGGGCAGTTCGTCACCCTGGAACTGGAGATCGAAGGTAAGCCTGTGATGCGTTCGTACACCATCTCCAGCTCGCCGTCGGTGCCCTACAGCTTCTCCATCACCGTCAAGCGCGTGCCGGGTGGGCTGGTGTCCAACTTCCTCCACGACACCATGCATGAAGGCGCTGAACTGCCGGTGCACGGGCCGGTGGGGTTGTTCAACGCCATCGACTTCCCCGCGGGCAAGACGCTTTACCTGTCCGGCGGCGTCGGCATCACCCCGGTGATGTCCATGGCCCGCTGGTTCTACGACACCAACGCCAATGTCGACATGGTGTTCGTGCACAGCGCCCGCTCGCCGAAAGACATCATCTACCATCGCGAGCTGGAGCAGATGGCCTCGCGCATCCCCAATTTCAGCCTGCACATCATCTGCGAAAAGCATGGGTTGGGTGAGCCCTGGGCCGGTTACCGCGGTTACCTGAACCAGCGGCTGATGGAACTGATTGCCCCGGACTACCTGGAGCGCGTGATCTTCTGCTGCGGGCCGACGCCCTACATGAACGCGGTCAAGCGCATGCTCGAGGCGGTCGGCTTCGACATGAAGAATTATCACGAGGAATCGTTCGGTGCGACGCCGCCTGAGGCGAAGGCCGACGCGGTGGAGCATGCCGAAGCGGCTGCCGATGCGCCGGAAGTGGATGTGGCCGACCTCAACCTGGTGGAGTTCGTCGGTAGCGACAAGAGCATCCGCGTGGCCCCTGGCGAGACCGTGCATGCGGCGGCGGCCAAGGTCGGGCTGATGATCCCCAAGGCCTGCGGCATGGGGATCTGCGGCACCTGCAAGGTACTCAAGCTCGGCGGCGAGGTGGAGATGGAGCACAACGGCGGGATCACCGAGGAGGATGAGGCCGAGGGTTACATCCTGTCGTGCTGCAGCGTGCCGAAGGGGGATGTGCGGATCGAGTATTGA
- the gbcA gene encoding glycine-betaine demethylase subunit GbcA — translation MDVTATLSLGDPLEPARKATAEMLQTRERTYSLPQPFYCDERLFQIDMQEIFHKEWLIAGMVCEIPTKGNYITLQIGKNPIIVIRGAEGKVHAFHNVCRHRGSRLCVSDKGKVAKLVCHYHQWTYELDGRLLFAGTEMGADFDMNQYGLKPVNVKVAGGYIFISLAENPPAIDEFLATLDHYMEPYDMENTKVAVQTTLMEKANWKLVLENNRECYHCSGSHPELLKTLLEWDDTNDPRASQEFKDHVAASAAAWEAEGIPYLHKSHGLRNRIVRMPLLKGTVSMTMDGKQACQKLMGRIKNPDLGSMRILHLPHSWNHCMGDHMIVFTVWPISAQETMVTTKWLVHKDAVEGVDYNPEEMRKVWDATNDQDRRLAEENQRGINSTAYQPGPYSKTYEFGVVNFIDWYSQRLLNNLGAEPAPYLKEVISQ, via the coding sequence ATGGACGTCACCGCAACCCTGAGCCTGGGCGATCCACTGGAACCTGCACGCAAGGCCACCGCCGAAATGCTGCAGACCCGCGAGCGCACCTACTCGCTGCCGCAGCCGTTCTACTGCGACGAGCGCTTGTTCCAGATCGACATGCAGGAGATCTTCCACAAGGAGTGGCTGATCGCCGGCATGGTTTGCGAGATCCCGACCAAGGGCAACTACATCACCCTGCAGATCGGCAAGAACCCGATCATCGTGATACGCGGCGCCGAAGGTAAGGTGCATGCCTTCCACAACGTCTGCCGCCACCGCGGCTCGCGCCTGTGCGTCAGCGACAAAGGCAAGGTGGCCAAGCTGGTCTGCCACTACCACCAGTGGACCTATGAGCTCGATGGCCGCCTGCTGTTCGCCGGCACCGAGATGGGCGCCGACTTCGACATGAACCAGTACGGCCTCAAACCGGTGAACGTGAAGGTGGCCGGTGGCTACATCTTCATCAGCCTGGCCGAGAACCCGCCAGCCATCGACGAGTTCCTCGCCACCCTCGACCACTACATGGAACCGTACGACATGGAGAACACCAAGGTGGCGGTGCAGACCACCTTGATGGAGAAGGCCAACTGGAAACTGGTGCTGGAGAACAACCGCGAGTGCTACCACTGCAGTGGCTCACACCCCGAATTGCTGAAGACCCTGCTGGAATGGGACGACACCAACGACCCGCGCGCCAGCCAGGAATTCAAGGACCACGTGGCCGCCTCGGCCGCCGCCTGGGAAGCCGAGGGGATTCCGTACCTGCACAAGAGCCATGGCCTGCGTAACCGCATCGTGCGCATGCCACTGCTCAAGGGCACCGTGTCGATGACCATGGACGGCAAGCAGGCCTGCCAGAAGCTGATGGGCCGTATCAAGAATCCGGACCTAGGCTCAATGCGCATCCTGCACCTGCCGCATTCGTGGAACCACTGCATGGGCGACCATATGATCGTGTTCACCGTGTGGCCGATCAGCGCGCAGGAGACCATGGTCACCACCAAGTGGCTGGTGCATAAGGATGCGGTCGAGGGGGTTGATTACAACCCAGAGGAGATGCGCAAAGTATGGGATGCCACCAACGACCAGGATCGTCGGTTGGCGGAGGAGAACCAGCGGGGGATCAATTCTACCGCTTACCAGCCTGGCCCGTACTCCAAGACCTATGAGTTCGGGGTGGTGAACTTTATTGACTGGTACAGCCAACGCTTGCTTAACAATCTTGGTGCCGAGCCGGCGCCTTATCTAAAGGAAGTCATTTCTCAGTAA
- a CDS encoding methyl-accepting chemotaxis protein, producing MAKMQDKLRDTLQLIAGSATQLASAAEELNSVTDESARGLQQQNNEIEQAATAVTEMTSAVEEVARNAVSTSEASSEASRSAGDGRDLVMETVGAIERMSGDVQSTAKLITHLAEQSRDIGKVLDVIRGLADQTNLLALNAAIEAARAGEAGRGFAVVADEVRALAHRTQQSTSEIERMIGSIQGGTEQAVDSMRTSTERAESTLNIARGAGLALDTIAGAVAQINERNLVIASAAEEQAQVAREVDRNLVNINDLSVQSATGAHQTSAASAELSRLAVDLNGLVARFRT from the coding sequence ATGGCCAAGATGCAGGACAAGCTGCGCGACACCCTGCAGCTGATCGCCGGCTCCGCCACCCAGCTGGCCTCCGCCGCCGAGGAGCTGAACAGCGTCACCGACGAAAGCGCCCGTGGCCTGCAGCAGCAGAACAACGAGATCGAGCAGGCCGCCACTGCCGTCACCGAGATGACCAGCGCGGTCGAGGAAGTGGCCCGCAACGCGGTAAGCACCTCCGAGGCCTCCAGCGAAGCCAGCCGTTCGGCAGGCGATGGCCGCGACCTGGTGATGGAGACCGTGGGCGCCATCGAACGCATGAGCGGCGACGTACAGTCCACCGCCAAGCTGATCACCCACCTGGCCGAGCAGTCCCGCGATATCGGCAAGGTGCTCGACGTGATCCGCGGCCTGGCCGACCAGACCAACCTGCTGGCGCTCAACGCCGCCATCGAGGCCGCCCGCGCCGGCGAGGCCGGTCGTGGCTTCGCCGTGGTCGCCGACGAGGTGCGCGCACTGGCGCATCGCACCCAGCAGTCCACCAGCGAGATCGAGCGGATGATCGGCAGCATCCAGGGCGGCACCGAGCAGGCCGTGGACTCGATGCGCACCAGCACCGAGCGCGCCGAGTCAACCCTGAACATCGCCCGTGGCGCGGGCCTGGCGCTGGACACCATCGCCGGTGCGGTGGCGCAGATCAACGAGCGCAACCTGGTGATTGCCAGTGCGGCGGAAGAACAGGCTCAGGTCGCCCGCGAGGTGGACCGCAACCTGGTGAACATCAACGACCTGTCGGTGCAGAGCGCTACCGGGGCACATCAGACCAGCGCGGCGAGTGCCGAGCTGTCGCGCCTGGCGGTTGACTTGAACGGCCTGGTGGCCCGCTTCCGTACCTGA